Proteins co-encoded in one Erwinia sp. genomic window:
- the narH gene encoding Respiratory nitrate reductase 1 beta chain (ID:JIFNMEKO_02213;~source:Prodigal:2.6), translated as MKIRSQIGMVLNLDKCIGCHTCSVTCKNVWTSREGVEYAWFNNVESKPGVGYPEAWEDQQKWKGGWIRKISGKLEPRMGSRIGVLSKLFANPDVPALDDYYEPFDFDYQHLHTAPSSRYQPVARPRSLITGQRMKKIDKGPNWEEILGGEFVHRGRDKNFVHMQKEIYGQFENTFMMYLPRLCEHCLNPACVATCPSGAIYKRGEDGIVLIDQDKCRGWRMCLTGCPYKKIYFNWKSGKSEKCIFCYPRIESGQPTVCSETCVGRIRYLGVLLYDADRIQEVAASEHETALYEQQLSLFLDPHDPDVIAQALQDGVPQSVIDAAQQSPVYKMAIDWKLALPLHPEYRTLPMIWYVPPLSPIQSAADSGLLQQQGVLPDVESLRIPVQYLANLLTAGDPESVLLALKRMLAMRHYKRAETVDGKVDTTALQEAGLSEAQAQEMYRYLAIANYEDRFVVPSSHRELAAEAFPESKGCGFSFGDGCHGSDSKFNLFNSHRIDAIDITSKTQPPEKSL; from the coding sequence GTGAAAATACGTTCACAAATTGGCATGGTGCTGAATCTGGATAAGTGTATCGGCTGTCATACCTGCTCGGTCACCTGTAAAAATGTCTGGACCAGTCGTGAAGGGGTAGAGTATGCCTGGTTTAATAATGTTGAGAGTAAACCCGGTGTAGGCTATCCCGAAGCCTGGGAAGATCAGCAGAAGTGGAAAGGCGGCTGGATCCGTAAAATCAGTGGTAAACTGGAACCGCGTATGGGTAGTCGCATCGGCGTGTTGTCAAAACTCTTTGCTAACCCTGATGTGCCGGCATTAGATGATTACTACGAGCCTTTCGATTTTGACTATCAACACCTGCATACCGCACCTTCAAGTCGTTACCAGCCGGTTGCGCGCCCACGATCGTTAATTACCGGTCAGCGGATGAAAAAAATTGATAAAGGACCAAACTGGGAAGAGATTCTGGGGGGGGAATTTGTCCACCGGGGGCGGGATAAAAATTTCGTTCACATGCAGAAAGAGATTTACGGTCAGTTTGAAAATACTTTTATGATGTATTTGCCGCGTCTCTGTGAGCACTGCCTTAACCCGGCGTGTGTTGCAACTTGCCCGAGCGGAGCCATCTATAAACGTGGTGAAGATGGTATCGTCCTTATCGATCAGGATAAGTGTCGAGGCTGGAGAATGTGCCTCACTGGCTGTCCGTATAAAAAAATCTATTTCAACTGGAAAAGCGGCAAATCAGAGAAGTGTATTTTCTGCTACCCGCGTATTGAATCAGGACAGCCAACCGTTTGCTCAGAAACCTGTGTGGGGCGTATCCGTTATCTTGGAGTATTGCTTTATGATGCTGACCGTATTCAGGAAGTGGCAGCGTCAGAGCATGAAACAGCCTTATATGAACAGCAGCTATCGCTGTTTCTTGATCCGCACGATCCTGATGTTATCGCTCAGGCTTTACAGGATGGCGTTCCACAAAGTGTCATCGATGCTGCGCAGCAATCACCGGTCTATAAAATGGCTATCGACTGGAAACTGGCTTTGCCACTTCATCCGGAGTACCGCACATTACCTATGATCTGGTATGTGCCACCACTGTCACCTATTCAGTCTGCGGCCGATTCCGGTTTACTGCAGCAGCAAGGTGTGTTGCCGGATGTAGAAAGCCTGCGCATTCCGGTACAGTATCTGGCTAATTTGCTGACGGCCGGCGACCCTGAATCTGTGCTGCTGGCACTGAAGCGCATGCTGGCCATGCGTCATTACAAGCGCGCTGAAACTGTTGATGGCAAAGTAGATACTACCGCGCTGCAAGAGGCAGGGTTGAGTGAAGCTCAGGCACAGGAGATGTATCGATACCTGGCGATTGCGAATTATGAAGACCGCTTTGTTGTTCCTTCTTCTCATCGTGAGCTGGCGGCAGAAGCGTTCCCTGAAAGCAAAGGGTGTGGCTTCAGTTTTGGCGATGGTTGTCATGGCAGTGACAGCAAATTCAATCTGTTTAACAGTCACCGGATCGACGCCATCGATATTACCAGTAAAACGCAGCCGCCGGAGAAAAGTCTATGA
- the narI gene encoding Respiratory nitrate reductase 1 gamma chain (ID:JIFNMEKO_02211;~source:Prodigal:2.6), with the protein MHFLSRFFFDIYPYIAGTVFLVGSWLRYDYGQYSWRAGSSQMLDKKGMRLASNLFHIGVIGIFLGHIVGMLTPHWMYAWFLPVAMKQQLAMGVGGVFGIMTLIGGGLLLRRRLTNTRIRATSSPADIMILSLLVIQVCLGLLTIPFSAQHPHGSEMMKLVGWAQAIVTFQGGASAHLDGVAWIFRLHMVLGMTLFLLFPFCRLVHIWSAPVEYLTRRYQLVRNRH; encoded by the coding sequence GTGCACTTTCTTTCACGCTTTTTTTTCGATATCTATCCTTATATTGCCGGTACTGTTTTTCTTGTAGGTAGCTGGCTACGTTATGATTATGGTCAGTACAGCTGGCGGGCTGGCTCCAGCCAGATGCTGGACAAAAAAGGCATGCGTCTGGCGTCAAATTTGTTTCACATCGGCGTTATTGGTATTTTTCTTGGTCATATTGTTGGCATGTTAACACCACACTGGATGTATGCCTGGTTTTTGCCCGTTGCTATGAAACAGCAACTGGCGATGGGTGTTGGTGGGGTGTTTGGCATCATGACGCTGATCGGTGGTGGATTATTATTACGCCGACGACTCACGAACACGCGTATTCGTGCCACCAGTTCACCGGCAGATATCATGATCCTCTCGCTGCTGGTGATTCAGGTCTGTCTCGGGCTACTGACCATTCCTTTTTCGGCTCAACATCCACACGGCAGTGAGATGATGAAGCTGGTGGGATGGGCGCAGGCCATCGTCACTTTCCAGGGTGGTGCATCAGCCCATCTTGACGGTGTTGCATGGATTTTCCGTCTGCATATGGTGTTGGGAATGACACTTTTTCTTTTGTTCCCTTTTTGCCGTCTGGTGCATATCTGGAGTGCTCCGGTGGAATACCTCACCCGGCGTTATCAGTTGGTACGAAACCGGCATTAG
- the mltB gene encoding Membrane-bound lytic murein transglycosylase B (ID:JIFNMEKO_02208;~source:Prodigal:2.6) encodes MRYLLKTLPLILFLSACSAPHHPAATASPSPPKGEFLLDATHQHAPLSGDFASNPLTIKFIDRIVAEQGFDRQQLHDVLAQAQKLDWVIRLMDKQAPTLQPESGPNGAWIRYRNKFITPENVQNGVIFWNQYQDALVRAQQTYGVPAEIIVGIIGVETRWGKIMGKTRIIDALATLSFDYPRRADFFTAELETFLLMARKEGKDPLSLQGSYAGAMGYGQFMPSSFKNYAVDFNHDGHINLWDPVDAIGSIANYFSVHGWVKGGTVAIMASGKNRSLQTGFKTRYRVSQLAKAGFSPTVKLDPEQQVSLLRFDMGKQYQYWYGLPNFYAITRYNHSNHYAMAVWQLGLAVREAR; translated from the coding sequence ATGCGTTATCTGCTGAAAACTCTGCCATTGATTCTGTTTCTTTCCGCCTGCAGCGCACCACATCATCCGGCAGCCACGGCTAGTCCGTCACCGCCCAAAGGGGAGTTTTTGCTCGATGCCACACATCAGCATGCGCCATTGAGCGGTGATTTTGCCAGCAATCCGCTTACGATAAAGTTTATTGATCGGATAGTGGCAGAACAGGGCTTTGACAGGCAACAGTTGCATGATGTGCTGGCGCAGGCACAGAAACTGGATTGGGTGATTCGTCTGATGGACAAGCAAGCTCCCACTTTGCAGCCCGAATCCGGGCCTAATGGTGCATGGATACGTTACCGTAATAAATTTATTACTCCCGAGAACGTGCAGAATGGTGTGATCTTCTGGAATCAATATCAGGACGCACTGGTACGTGCGCAACAAACCTATGGCGTTCCGGCGGAGATCATTGTCGGCATCATTGGTGTCGAGACACGCTGGGGCAAAATTATGGGTAAAACACGCATTATCGATGCGCTTGCCACCCTCTCTTTTGACTACCCACGCCGGGCTGACTTTTTTACTGCCGAGCTGGAAACCTTTCTGCTGATGGCGCGTAAAGAGGGCAAAGATCCACTCAGCCTGCAAGGCTCCTATGCGGGTGCCATGGGATATGGCCAGTTTATGCCCTCATCATTTAAAAATTACGCAGTTGATTTTAATCATGACGGACACATCAATCTGTGGGATCCGGTTGATGCAATCGGCAGCATCGCTAACTATTTCAGTGTACATGGCTGGGTTAAAGGCGGCACTGTCGCCATCATGGCCAGTGGTAAAAATCGTTCACTGCAAACCGGGTTTAAAACCCGTTATCGTGTCAGCCAGCTGGCTAAAGCCGGATTCTCACCGACCGTTAAACTAGATCCTGAGCAACAGGTGAGTCTGCTACGCTTCGACATGGGGAAACAGTATCAATACTGGTACGGGTTACCTAATTTTTACGCCATTACCCGCTACAATCACAGTAACCATTATGCGATGGCCGTCTGGCAACTGGGGCTGGCAGTACGCGAGGCACGCTAA
- the narG_3 gene encoding Respiratory nitrate reductase 1 alpha chain (ID:JIFNMEKO_02216;~source:Prodigal:2.6), whose amino-acid sequence MSKFLDRFRYFKQQAEPFSGDLGQTLNVNREWEQGYRARWQHDKVVRSTHGVNCTGSCSWKIYVKQGLVTWETQQTDYPHTRPDLPNHEPRGCPRGASYSWYLYSANRLKYPLIRKQLLELWREAKAQHQDPVAAWHAIISDTEKSQRYKAARGRGGFIRSTWQEMNELIAAANVCTVKTFGPDRVVGFSPIPAMSMVSYAAGARYLSLIGGVCLSFYDWYCDLPPASPMMWGEQTDVPESADWYNSSYIIAWGSNVPQTRTPDAHFFTEVRYKGTKTVAITPDYAEVAKLCDQWLSPKQGTDAALAMAMGHVILNEFHQQRQVDYFRDYVRRYTDMPMLVLLEAREGNYYAAGRLLRASDLADNLGQENNPEWKTIALDGNGQLVSPQGSIGYRWGEKGKWNLESREGKTQQEVQLALSLLDNHDSVVQVGFPYFAATARETFNAVELDEILLHKLPVKRLQLANGSEALVTTVYDLTLANYGIERGLDDPHCAHHYDEVKAYSPAWAEHITGVSRQNIIRIAREFADNAEKTRGRSMIIVGAGMNHWYHMDLNYRGLINMLIFCGCVGQSGGGWAHYVGQEKLRPQTGWTPLAFALDWQRPPRHMNSTSFFYNHSSQWRYESLNMRELLSPLADASQYSGTPIDFNVRSERMGWLPSAPQLNVNPLHLAKAAKAAGLSPTDYTVAALQSGEVRFAAEQPDNPHNYPRNLFIWRSILLGSSGKGHEYLLKYLLGTDHGIQGEDLGKQGGCKPEEVEWQDKPAEGKLDLVVTLDFRMSSTCLYSDIVLPTATWYEKDDMNTSDMHPFIHPLSAAVDPAWESKSDWDIYKRIAKAFSTMAEGHLGVETDVVTLPIQHDSPAELGQALEVKEWKKGQCELIPGKTAPHIIAVERDYPATYDRFTSLGPLMEKLGNGGKGISWNTQHEVDFLRKLNRVKTGGPAAGQPAIDSAIDAAEVILSLAPETNGEVAVKAWLALSAITGRDHSHLALNKEDEKLRFRDLQAQPRKIISSPTWSGMKMSMFHTVRVIPMCMN is encoded by the coding sequence ATGAGCAAATTTCTTGACCGTTTTCGCTATTTCAAGCAGCAGGCGGAACCCTTTTCTGGTGATCTTGGCCAGACGCTGAATGTTAATCGTGAATGGGAGCAGGGCTATCGTGCACGCTGGCAGCATGACAAAGTGGTACGATCAACTCACGGGGTTAATTGCACCGGGTCATGCAGCTGGAAAATTTATGTCAAACAAGGGTTAGTCACCTGGGAGACACAACAAACCGACTACCCGCACACCCGTCCGGATCTGCCTAATCATGAACCGCGCGGTTGTCCTCGCGGCGCCAGTTATTCCTGGTATCTCTACAGTGCTAACCGTCTTAAATATCCGTTGATACGCAAACAGCTGCTTGAGTTGTGGCGCGAAGCGAAAGCGCAGCATCAGGATCCGGTTGCCGCCTGGCATGCCATTATCAGCGATACAGAAAAGAGTCAGCGTTACAAAGCGGCGCGTGGTCGAGGCGGTTTTATTCGCTCCACCTGGCAAGAGATGAACGAACTTATCGCCGCGGCGAATGTATGCACAGTGAAAACATTTGGTCCCGATCGGGTGGTTGGCTTCTCACCCATTCCGGCGATGTCGATGGTTTCTTATGCAGCCGGTGCCCGTTATTTGTCACTGATTGGCGGTGTCTGTCTCAGTTTCTATGACTGGTACTGCGATCTTCCACCGGCCTCGCCGATGATGTGGGGTGAACAGACCGACGTACCTGAATCGGCAGACTGGTATAACTCATCTTATATCATTGCCTGGGGATCTAATGTCCCGCAGACCCGTACGCCGGATGCGCACTTCTTCACCGAAGTGCGTTATAAAGGCACCAAGACTGTTGCTATCACACCGGATTATGCCGAAGTAGCAAAACTGTGTGACCAGTGGCTCAGTCCGAAGCAGGGCACCGATGCCGCACTGGCGATGGCGATGGGGCACGTCATTCTTAATGAGTTTCACCAACAGCGACAGGTCGACTATTTTCGTGATTATGTGCGGCGCTACACCGATATGCCGATGCTGGTATTGCTGGAAGCGCGCGAAGGCAATTACTATGCTGCCGGACGCCTGCTGCGTGCCAGTGATCTGGCTGATAATCTGGGGCAGGAGAATAACCCGGAGTGGAAAACTATCGCGCTTGATGGCAACGGCCAGCTGGTTTCACCGCAGGGGTCAATAGGCTATCGCTGGGGTGAAAAAGGCAAGTGGAATCTGGAGTCCCGTGAGGGGAAAACCCAGCAGGAAGTGCAGCTTGCGTTGAGCCTGCTTGATAATCACGACAGTGTCGTGCAGGTTGGTTTTCCTTATTTTGCCGCCACCGCGCGGGAAACGTTCAATGCTGTTGAGCTGGATGAAATTCTGCTGCATAAATTACCCGTAAAACGTTTGCAACTGGCGAATGGCAGCGAGGCGTTGGTCACTACGGTTTATGATCTGACACTGGCAAACTATGGTATCGAACGCGGTCTGGATGACCCTCACTGTGCTCATCATTATGATGAGGTAAAAGCATATAGCCCCGCATGGGCTGAACACATTACCGGTGTTTCCCGTCAGAATATTATCCGTATTGCCCGCGAGTTTGCCGACAATGCAGAAAAAACACGTGGTCGTTCGATGATCATCGTGGGTGCTGGTATGAACCACTGGTATCACATGGATTTGAACTACCGCGGTCTGATTAACATGCTGATCTTCTGTGGTTGTGTCGGTCAAAGTGGTGGTGGCTGGGCACACTACGTCGGACAGGAGAAGCTCAGACCACAGACTGGCTGGACACCACTGGCCTTTGCTCTGGACTGGCAGCGTCCTCCTCGTCACATGAACAGCACGTCATTTTTTTATAACCACTCCAGTCAGTGGCGCTATGAATCACTCAATATGCGCGAGTTACTCTCGCCGCTGGCTGATGCGTCACAGTACAGTGGTACTCCCATTGATTTCAATGTGCGTTCAGAGCGTATGGGATGGCTTCCCTCTGCACCACAGTTAAATGTTAACCCTCTGCATCTGGCGAAAGCGGCAAAGGCTGCCGGATTATCACCGACTGACTATACGGTAGCGGCATTACAGTCGGGTGAGGTGCGTTTTGCTGCCGAGCAACCTGACAATCCACATAACTATCCGCGTAATTTATTTATCTGGCGTTCTATCCTGCTTGGCTCTTCAGGTAAAGGGCATGAGTACCTGCTCAAGTATCTGCTTGGCACCGATCATGGCATTCAGGGGGAGGATCTGGGAAAACAAGGAGGATGTAAGCCAGAAGAGGTGGAGTGGCAGGACAAGCCTGCTGAAGGTAAGCTCGATCTGGTGGTCACTCTTGATTTTCGTATGTCCAGCACGTGTCTCTATTCGGATATTGTCCTGCCTACTGCCACCTGGTATGAAAAGGATGATATGAACACCTCAGATATGCACCCCTTCATTCATCCGTTATCAGCCGCAGTTGACCCCGCCTGGGAATCGAAAAGTGACTGGGATATCTATAAACGAATTGCGAAAGCCTTTTCAACGATGGCTGAGGGGCATCTCGGTGTCGAAACGGATGTGGTGACCCTACCTATTCAGCACGATTCTCCTGCGGAGTTAGGTCAGGCTCTGGAGGTAAAAGAGTGGAAAAAAGGACAGTGTGAACTGATTCCTGGTAAAACGGCCCCGCACATAATTGCCGTAGAGCGTGATTATCCGGCAACTTATGACCGTTTTACCTCACTCGGACCGTTGATGGAGAAACTGGGTAACGGTGGCAAAGGGATCAGCTGGAATACACAACATGAAGTGGATTTCCTGAGAAAACTTAACCGCGTCAAAACCGGGGGGCCAGCAGCCGGGCAACCCGCTATCGACAGCGCAATAGACGCGGCGGAAGTGATTCTCTCACTGGCACCGGAAACTAACGGAGAAGTCGCGGTGAAAGCCTGGCTGGCGTTAAGTGCGATTACCGGTCGTGATCACAGCCATCTGGCGCTGAATAAAGAGGATGAAAAACTACGCTTTCGTGACTTGCAGGCACAGCCACGCAAAATTATCTCCAGTCCGACCTGGTCGGGGATGAAGATGAGCATGTTTCATACAGTGCGGGTTATACCAATGTGCATGAACTGA
- the narG_1 gene encoding Respiratory nitrate reductase 1 alpha chain (ID:JIFNMEKO_02214;~source:Prodigal:2.6) produces the protein MMYHAQERIVNLPGSEITGQRGGIHNSVTRASPKPTHMIGGYAQLAYGFNYYGTVGSNRDEFVVVRKMHHVDWSDGEGKDECQEILREEKR, from the coding sequence ATGATGTATCACGCTCAGGAACGGATTGTAAATCTGCCCGGTTCGGAGATAACCGGTCAGCGCGGTGGCATACATAACTCGGTGACGCGTGCTTCACCTAAACCGACCCATATGATAGGTGGCTATGCACAGCTTGCCTATGGTTTTAACTATTACGGTACGGTCGGTTCTAACCGCGATGAGTTTGTGGTGGTGCGCAAAATGCATCATGTCGACTGGTCAGACGGTGAAGGCAAGGATGAGTGTCAGGAGATTCTCCGGGAGGAAAAACGGTGA
- the recA gene encoding Protein RecA (ID:JIFNMEKO_02210;~source:Prodigal:2.6), which translates to MAIDENKQKALAAALGQIEKQFGKGSIMRLGEDRSMDVETISTGSLSLDIALGAGGLPMGRIVEIYGPESSGKTTLTLQVIAAAQRKGKTCAFIDAEHALDPVYAKKLGVDIDNLLCSQPDTGEQALEICDALARSGAVDVIIVDSVAALTPKAEIEGEIGDSHMGLAARMMSQAMRKLAGNLKQSNTLLIFINQIRMKIGVMFGNPETTTGGNALKFYASVRLDIRRIGAIKEGDEVVGSETRVKVVKNKVAAPFKQAEFQIMYGEGINIYGELVELGVKHKLIEKAGAWYSYNGDKIGQGKANASNYLKENPAIAEAIEAKLRADLLNNPDGKPDFTPTSDEKDESADEF; encoded by the coding sequence ATGGCAATTGATGAAAACAAACAAAAAGCACTGGCAGCGGCACTTGGTCAGATTGAGAAACAGTTTGGTAAAGGCTCCATCATGCGTCTGGGTGAAGACCGCTCAATGGATGTCGAAACCATTTCCACTGGTTCACTCTCACTTGATATCGCACTTGGTGCCGGTGGGTTACCTATGGGGCGAATTGTTGAAATCTATGGACCTGAATCATCAGGTAAAACAACACTTACCCTGCAAGTGATTGCCGCTGCGCAGCGCAAAGGTAAAACCTGTGCGTTTATTGATGCCGAGCACGCGCTTGACCCTGTTTATGCTAAAAAGTTAGGCGTTGATATCGACAACCTACTCTGTTCTCAGCCTGATACCGGTGAACAGGCACTGGAAATCTGCGATGCACTGGCACGTTCCGGTGCGGTAGATGTGATCATTGTCGACTCCGTTGCAGCCTTAACCCCGAAAGCGGAAATTGAAGGTGAGATCGGTGACTCACACATGGGGCTGGCAGCCCGTATGATGAGCCAGGCAATGCGTAAACTGGCAGGTAACCTCAAACAGTCGAACACACTGCTGATCTTTATCAACCAGATCCGTATGAAAATTGGTGTCATGTTTGGCAACCCTGAGACCACTACCGGGGGAAATGCTCTGAAGTTTTATGCTTCTGTTCGCCTGGATATTCGCCGCATCGGTGCAATCAAAGAAGGTGATGAAGTCGTTGGTAGTGAAACTCGCGTTAAGGTAGTGAAAAATAAGGTTGCCGCCCCCTTCAAACAGGCAGAATTCCAGATCATGTATGGTGAGGGGATCAATATCTACGGTGAGCTGGTTGAACTGGGTGTCAAACATAAACTGATAGAAAAAGCAGGTGCCTGGTATAGCTACAATGGCGACAAAATCGGCCAGGGTAAAGCAAATGCCAGCAATTACCTGAAAGAAAACCCCGCAATTGCTGAGGCTATTGAGGCGAAACTACGCGCAGATCTGTTGAACAATCCGGACGGTAAACCCGATTTTACTCCGACCAGTGATGAAAAAGATGAATCAGCAGATGAGTTTTAA
- the narJ gene encoding Nitrate reductase molybdenum cofactor assembly chaperone NarJ (ID:JIFNMEKO_02212;~source:Prodigal:2.6) yields the protein MSLLNLISYLLEYPDQTLLTHRDELLAESQQLTEVPAGHRIAITGFIETLSSRPLLDIQAEYGELFDRGRATSLLLFEHVHGESRDRGQAMVDLLAQYQHDGLLPVSKELPDYLPLYLEYLAHSSREKAQQGLEDIVPILALLASRLEQRQSPYAALFAALLAFAGQQQVSEHLMQQVAQEARDDTPAALDAVWEEEQVTFLGKQGCSSAQQTRHQRRFVDNVIPHYLDIAETTTRTTGG from the coding sequence ATGAGTCTGTTGAACCTTATCTCTTATCTGCTGGAGTATCCTGATCAGACGCTGCTTACCCATCGTGATGAGTTGCTGGCTGAAAGTCAGCAACTGACTGAGGTTCCTGCAGGTCATCGTATTGCGATTACCGGTTTTATTGAGACTCTCTCTTCCCGTCCTTTATTAGATATCCAGGCAGAGTATGGCGAATTGTTCGATCGTGGCCGGGCAACATCGCTGTTGTTATTTGAGCACGTACACGGCGAATCACGTGACCGTGGTCAGGCAATGGTCGACCTGCTGGCTCAGTATCAGCATGATGGCTTACTGCCAGTCAGTAAGGAGTTGCCTGATTATCTGCCGCTCTATCTTGAGTATCTGGCTCACAGTAGCAGGGAAAAAGCACAGCAAGGGTTAGAAGATATTGTGCCTATTCTGGCGCTACTCGCTTCAAGACTTGAACAGCGACAGAGTCCTTATGCAGCACTCTTCGCCGCGTTATTAGCTTTTGCTGGTCAGCAGCAGGTATCAGAGCATCTTATGCAGCAAGTGGCGCAGGAAGCGCGGGATGATACGCCTGCCGCATTAGATGCCGTCTGGGAAGAGGAGCAGGTTACTTTCCTCGGTAAACAGGGGTGCAGTTCTGCACAGCAAACCCGGCATCAACGTCGTTTCGTTGATAACGTCATCCCACACTATCTGGATATCGCTGAGACCACGACGCGAACTACAGGAGGTTGA
- the narG_2 gene encoding Respiratory nitrate reductase 1 alpha chain (ID:JIFNMEKO_02215;~source:Prodigal:2.6): protein MRAFGESLLVYRPPIDTRSVAPVLNCTPNGHPEKALNFLTPHQKWGIHSTYSDNLLMLTLSRGGPIVWLSEQDASELGIADNDWIEVFNVHGALTARGL from the coding sequence ATGCGTGCATTCGGGGAAAGCCTGCTGGTTTACCGCCCCCCGATCGATACCCGTTCAGTGGCACCAGTGCTTAACTGTACGCCTAACGGACATCCGGAAAAGGCGCTTAATTTTCTGACGCCACACCAGAAATGGGGTATTCACTCCACCTACAGCGATAACTTACTGATGCTGACGCTTTCGCGTGGTGGCCCGATTGTCTGGCTCAGTGAGCAGGATGCCAGTGAGCTCGGCATCGCAGACAATGACTGGATTGAAGTATTCAACGTACACGGTGCATTAACTGCCCGGGGGTTGTAA
- the pncC_2 gene encoding Nicotinamide-nucleotide amidohydrolase PncC (ID:JIFNMEKO_02209;~source:Prodigal:2.6) has protein sequence MEKISITTLATDIGQRLQAESAMLTTAESCTGGGIAQAVTEIAGSSQWFGYGFVTYSNQAKSQLLDVPPSLIELYGAVSEPVVIAMAQGALSRSVADYAIAVSGIAGPGGGTPEKPTGTVWFGFTSRKGHIYSACQRFCGDRAAVREQAVHWALLTLRDHFL, from the coding sequence GTGGAAAAAATCAGTATTACCACACTGGCAACTGATATCGGTCAGCGTTTACAGGCAGAATCTGCCATGCTCACCACAGCGGAATCCTGTACTGGCGGCGGCATAGCCCAGGCGGTGACGGAGATCGCCGGCAGTTCGCAATGGTTCGGCTATGGATTTGTTACCTATAGCAATCAGGCAAAATCGCAACTACTGGATGTTCCACCCTCTTTGATTGAGCTGTATGGTGCAGTCAGTGAACCGGTAGTTATCGCCATGGCGCAGGGGGCATTGAGCCGTTCAGTGGCAGATTATGCCATTGCCGTGAGCGGGATTGCCGGCCCTGGCGGCGGAACACCGGAAAAACCTACCGGTACTGTCTGGTTTGGCTTTACCAGTAGAAAAGGCCACATCTACAGCGCATGTCAGCGCTTCTGCGGCGATCGTGCGGCAGTAAGAGAGCAGGCAGTACACTGGGCATTACTTACCCTGCGGGACCACTTTTTATAA